One stretch of Candidatus Bathyarchaeia archaeon DNA includes these proteins:
- the hxlB gene encoding 6-phospho-3-hexuloisomerase, whose amino-acid sequence MPRIDKRKGGLFAFKDAASEILEEVKKAVSSVDERDVEKMVDWIVRSKSHKILIIGAGRSGLVGKSFAMRLMHLGFNVYVLGETITPAVGNTDLIIAISGSGSTKLVVTAAEIGKDVGAKIIAITSYPDSELGRIADHVVQIKGRTKIALETDYFLRQITGVHEPLAPLGTIFEVSSSVFLDSVIVELMVRLGKTEEEMKSRHATIE is encoded by the coding sequence TTGCCTCGAATCGATAAGAGAAAGGGTGGGCTGTTCGCGTTCAAGGATGCCGCTTCGGAGATCTTGGAGGAGGTAAAGAAGGCCGTCTCCTCTGTGGATGAACGCGACGTGGAGAAGATGGTTGACTGGATAGTGAGGTCGAAAAGCCATAAGATCCTAATCATCGGCGCGGGTAGAAGCGGCCTAGTAGGCAAATCCTTCGCCATGAGGCTTATGCACCTAGGCTTCAACGTATACGTGTTAGGGGAAACCATAACCCCAGCGGTAGGTAACACGGATCTGATCATCGCCATCTCAGGCTCAGGATCCACTAAACTGGTTGTAACGGCGGCTGAGATCGGTAAAGATGTAGGCGCCAAGATCATCGCCATCACCTCCTACCCTGACTCTGAGCTCGGCAGGATCGCTGATCACGTAGTTCAGATTAAGGGTCGAACGAAAATCGCGTTGGAAACCGATTACTTCTTAAGGCAGATCACCGGAGTCCATGAACCCCTAGCCCCCTTGGGAACCATCTTCGAGGTTTCCTCCTCAGTATTCTTAGACAGCGTAATCGTCGAGCTGATGGTTAGGCTGGGCAAAACCGAGGAAGAAATGAAAAGCAGACACGCCACAATCGAATAG